In a genomic window of Arvicanthis niloticus isolate mArvNil1 chromosome 8, mArvNil1.pat.X, whole genome shotgun sequence:
- the Mrpl32 gene encoding large ribosomal subunit protein bL32m, whose translation MRKVACACSERGSGEVGGLTHALSPCPALVRNMAPSLLLLSFPWRVRPGPIQMCWELLQRQLQQSWSGFASPQWAPALAVQSPSILTELAHDTSENKENSSFLDSIFWMAAPKNRRTIEVNRCRRRNFRKLIKIKNNIDICPECGHLKQKHVLCGYCYEKVRQETTKIRQQIWAQEGGPFKAPSVETVVLYTGEKPSEKDQGKRIVERNIKRPSWFTQN comes from the exons ATGCGCAAGGTGGCCTGCGCATGCTCAGAGCGCGGAAGCGGAGAAGTGGGCGGGCTTACGCATGCTCTTAGCCCATGTCCCGCTCTCGTGAGGAACATGGCTCCTTCGCTGCTCCTGCTGTCATTCCCATGGCGGGTGCGTCCGGGACCAATCCAGATGTGCTGGGAGCTGCTACAGCGGCAACTGCAGCAGAGCTGGAGCGGTTTTGCCAGTCCTCAGTGGG cacCAGCATTAGCAGTCCAGAGTCCATCCATCCTCACAGAGCTAGCACATGATACCAGTGAAAATAAAGAGAATTCCAGCTTTTTAGATAGTATCTTTTGGATGGCAGCTCCCAAAAACAGACGCACCATCGAAGTTAACCGATGTAGGAGGAGAAACTTTCGAAAGCTTATTAAAATTAAG aacaaTATAGATATTTGCCCTGAATGTGGTCATCTGAAGCAGAAACATGTCCTATGTGGCTATTGCTATGAGAAAGTACGCCaggaaacaacaaaaatcagacaACAAATATGGGCTCAAGAAGGGGGTCCTTTCAAAGCTCCATCGGTTGAGACTGTGGTGCTGtacacaggagagaaaccatcAGAAAAGGATCAGGGCAAGAGGATTGTTGAAAGAAACATAAAGAGGCCATCTTGGTTCACCCAGAATTGA